ATTGCTAAGAAGTAGATTGACAATACATGTGGAATAATGGCTAGAGTTGTTTGTTGTGCAATGAAGGTGGTGTGTCTGAAACCTACCAACCACAACTACCAATtctttttaatatttaaataaatatattGGCCTATCTATAAACTTATCTTGGGTCTCAAGATCTCAGGCTCTCAACCCTGTAAAACCCCATTTATTACATCATTTATATGATTTATTCTTCATATAGATAGATATAGGATCCATGAAGCAATTACTTAGAAGGTAAAACAGAGTAGAGGGATGACAAACGTAAGCTTCCTCCTTCTCCTACAAGACTAATTCTTAGGTGCGGCTACCCGCACCACGTGTACGGTGCGGCTACTCAATCAAGTCTCagaattttttgtctttgttctgaaattgtccatgatttttaaatgtgaaatacccaaaatacccTCATGCTTGGGCACTTATTGGTCAGCTGCACCACGTGGCGGTGCGGCTGCCCCACGCAAGAACCTCTCCTCCTACAAAATCTCCTCAGAAGCTAAAGTTCTTGCTGCTAGAATTATTTAAGCCGGTACTTCCTGATAGTCAAACAAAGAAGCAGAAAATGCCGATGTTCACAAGTAAGTTCTCTGCCAGCTCTTTGGGTATGATTGCAGCTCCGGGTAATATTCTTGTGCCTAAGAATGTAATGCCAACAAGCTCTGACACCAAAAGAAGAGAGGAAGGCCTCAGGGATCAAGAAATAAGAATCCCCCGAAGTCAAAAAAGGTGGCAGAAGCACAAGAGACTTGTTTTGCTTATCTTTCCAAACCTCCTAGCCCAACTGTTtcgggcaaggagaaaatttaagttTATTTATTTCTAAATTTTGCCTAATTGCTATGTCTTTATTTGCATAGTTCTTAGGCTCacttttgaataagtgagcactggttgtctaatgagtggtgttagcataccacgtcctaaacttgTCCTTGGTATGGCAAGAGAAGATATGTATCCGTGCCATTTTGGCTTGCGATGAATGAAATGATTGattggttcaaaaaaaaaaaagagtacatTTTGTGCAACAGCTTTTCTAAGTAGACTAGCTATTTAAAACAAGTTACAACGTCTATTCAACAAAAACAAGGACTCTTTATTCACGTTTTAAGAAAACTTCATAGTTAATTTATTGTGTACCTTTTAACTAATTATTAGTTTACAAAATGTTTGGGACCTCTAAAATACGAAGAAAATATTTGAAGTGTACTAGTTATAATTTtatgataattattaatttagcATGTTGGTCCTAAGTCAGGACTTGACCATTTTATTATTTAAATCTAtatcacataattttttttttttttgaatggtgaTTTATATCATTAGAATTAATAGCAATTTGTTATTAGTCTTATATGCACTTAAACAACGGTAAGAAATTTGGAAACTCTATCTAAGCAAATGCTACTCATTTCATGACTGTTTTGAGCTTACCTTTTGAGAGAActtaaaaacaaagaataacTTCGTGTCTTCTAGGAAAAAATAATTGACTAGCCCTCCATTCTCATACACATAATTATGGTGTcaacaaaacgtcactttcTAGCAAACAAATATAAGTACTTCCTTATTCATAAGCCGCTTGAAACACACCATCTAAAACAATctgaaaataaatgaaaaaatcAGCGAAATATCactgattattttgtttttccatATAGCGATATTTAATCCACTGCCACGTTGATATCATTTGATTTTcttaaaatttctaaaaatttaGCCAATATTGGTGAAATCCCAATTATATCAGACAACTATCATTATATATTTAGTTTCTTTTATCATatcgtatttttatttttggagaaGATAATGGTTTGAAATCCTTACCTCGGATTATGATAATTAAGGaacgaggaaaaaaaaaattcccccgTTGTAGAGAAAAAAACAACTGAAAGCGAAAGAGGCAGTTCGCCGGTTTTGGGGTAAATATTATAGGCCAACGTGGGCCTCTCTGATTTGATTCCGTCAGTCCTGGCTAAAACTAAAGGCCGacaaattattgtttttttggCAAATGCACgaattattgttttttattttggccAATACACAAATTATTGtttaagtaaagaaaaaaaaactaaatcatttccttttttattataaaaaaaaatttagtaatTTAGATTCCTCTTATATTCTGTAGTCACACGGGAGCCGCACTATAAGAGGCAGCACACCCCCTCCTCCTCTATTTACGTCTCCCCTGTAATCAGTGCGAGGTAGAGAGAGTTCTAGTCTTTGCTGTGTTCTGAGTGTTAAACGTAACTATGTCGCTGCTCTCAGATCTCATCAACCTTGACCTCACAGACACCACTGAGAAGATCATCGCCGAGTACATATGGTAAACCTCCTTCCTCTGTTTTTCAAACCTCAACGTGCTACAGCTACTTATACCTCTGTATTTCTACGTATTTTTGTGTGTTTCCAAATTGGGTGTGCTTGTTTTCATGACTCTGCAACTGGGTTGGCTTTGGTTCTCGTGTGTTTTCTTTGTGATCGACCCGTTCGGGTTCATGTGAAGGTTTGACTTCTTTGATGAACCAGTGTTTTTGCTTtggtcttcaatttttttttttcttttttctacttGGTTGgaagttttgatctttgatcAATCTCTATGGTTACTTCCattgtgattaaaaaaaaagttgtctTTGTTATATATGGAGCGTTAATGGAGGTATATCTAAGTTGTCAATTCAGAAGCTCATaatgtttatgttcttttcGATGTTTTAAACAGGGTTGGTGGATCTGGTATGGATCTCAGAAGCAAAGCAAAGGTAAATAGCATTTCTGCAGTTTCTCTTGGTTATTTTATTCtggtttgattaattgattcAGTGAGTAATATTTGTTTTTGGGTGTGTGAAGACTCTGCCAGGACCTGTTACTGACCCTGCAAAACTTCCCAAGTGGAACTATGATGGATCGAGCACAGGTCAAGCTCCAGGGCAAGACAGTGAAGTCATCCTATAGTAAGATCTATTCAATTTCTTGTGATTGTtctgttctgttttttttttaagtggtTATGGGTTCTTATATATCGATCTTCTTATTCCTATTGAAATGAAACAGCCCTCAAGCCATTTTCAAGGACCCATTTAGGAGAGGCAACAATATCTTGGTGAGTTAAATTTATCCcctgttctttttctttaattccCTTGGAATATGGTATGCTGTGATTGCTGTTATAGTGCCCTTGTTGTTAATCATCTTTGTTCCTTGGTCTTGGTCGATTTAGGTTATGTGTGATACTTATACTCCGGCGGGAGAACCAATTCCAACAAACAAGAGATGTACTGCAGCAAAGATATTCAGCCATCCTGATGTTGCTGCTGAAGAGCCCTGGTATTTTTACTCTCATTTAACTTCCTGTTCTATTCTATTTGGTTAGCATGTTTCTAATGCTTATGCTAGTCTTTGTGTTTGTTTGCCTTTTTTCTAAAATGTGATTTCGTGGCAGGTATGGTCTGGAGCAGGAGTACACCTTGTTGCAGAAAGATGTCAACTGGCCGTTGGGATGGCCAATTGGTGGTTTTCCTGGTCCTCAGGTATTGAGCTTTTCCTAATAGTTAAAACTTTTAAGAACATATATTCCTATGTGGTAGTTAAATAAGTTGAATGCTTTTTGTTTCTTACCAGGGACCGTACTACTGTGCTGCCGGCGCTGACAAAGCATTTGGGCGTGACATTGTTGATTCTCATTACAAGGCCTGCTTGTATGCAGGCATCAACATCAGTGGCATCAACGGTGAAGTCATGCCAGGCCAGGTTAAACAACAGTTTGATATATTTATCATCAATCCTTCTTTGTTCTTCCCttttttaaaatctaatttatTATCCATGTAATAATACCAGTGGGAGTTTCAAGTTGGTCCTTCAGTTGGCATATCTGCGGGTGATGAATTATGGGTTGCTCGTTATATTTTGGAGGTGACTTAACATTCTCAGTTGCTTAAGTGATTCCTTTTGCATTACACAGTTTTCACATTGACGTTTTGGTTTCTATGCTAACAGAGGATCACAGAGATTGCTGGAGTGGTTCTTTCGTTTGATCCCAAGCCAATCCCTGGTGATTGGAACGGAGCTGGGGCTCACACAAATTACAGGTATAATGAGGCTTCTTTAATGTCAACATTTGCATGTTTTAACGGGTTGGTTTAATAGAGGATGAAATTGATGGAGTTCACTGTAATTTTCCAGTACCAAATCCATGAGACACCAAGGAGGCTATGAAATCATCAAGAAAGCAATTGAGAAGCTGGGACTAAGGCACAAAGAACACATTGCTGCATATGGAGAAGGCAATGAACGCCGATTGACTGGAAAACATGAAACAGCTAACATTGACACCTTCAAATGGGTAAAAAAAACTAGTGTCCATTTTGTGTCAACAATCTCAATATTTGTTATATAAACAGCTGCCTAATTAGTTTCATTACATTCGAATGATGGACAGGGTGTTGCAGACCGTGGTGCCTCCATCCGCGTTGGTCGTGACACAGAGAAAGAAGGCAAGGGCTATTTTGAGGACAGGAGGCCTGCTTCGAACATGGATCCATATGTGGTGACTTCTATGATCGCCGAGACCACTATTCTGTGGAAGCCATAAGAAGCTACCGGCGAGGCGGTTCACCCTGTATCTTGTGACAATATCAAACCTCTCTTGGAATGGGGGATGGGAAGGTGATTTACCAAATCATTTGAGGATCATTCAATCTGTTAGCTACTAGAGTAGCTTAATTTCCCTTTTCACGTTTATTTGTGTTGCTGGTTTTCCTTTGTATTTAAGGTGCCAAGGTGAGGTTATTGCTTCGAAGCTTCCTTGCTATTGTGTTGAATAATTGTGTTATTTGAATAACATATTGTACTACTTTTCTCCCCCACATTTGTATAATCTACTTGTTTTCTTCCACACATTTCCATCTGGCACATCAACTGAAACGTACTTTTCCAGCCAAATGAATGTAACGTCAGACAACCACCATATTGAAAGCTCCATTTTTCCTTTTGTACGGTTATGCAACTTGTTGAATTATTTTAGCGCTCTCAAAATGATTTTGTCAATGCGTGCCACCAAGTAATCTAATATCTACTACCATTTTCGGTTGCACATGCTGTACCTTTCTGCTAGTCGGTTGATGGGTGGCATCCCAACACACATCCATAACCCAAaacatttttagttttttttttttttttttaagtactgTATAATTTGAGATTCTATTACTTTATAGACAAATATGTTAGGTCCAAAGCTAAAGAACTATTGTATATTTAGCATGGATATCgttatcattaaaaaaaaaaaatttgtgacaATTGATAAGATCATTGACCAATCTTCATATGACACTTGTTAACTACAGATATCGTTATTTTTTGAAATTATATCTACGATATGTGATAAGATTTTCGACCTACATATACATGACACTTGTATTTATCCTAACTTTTCATCTTTCAAGATTGGTAATAAATAAGCTTCAGACCTCATTATCTATTCACATGTTCCTCTCATTCTACATCTATATCTCTTCTGAAATCTTATCATCCATctcatttattttctttccaaTGGAAGAGTTGAACAAATGGTTGTTAAAAAGGAAGCGTGAAAATATGGAAGAGCTCAAGTGGATTCAAGCAACATCAATTATCAGAGACACCTAGAGGGCGTGGTTCACGACTTGGCTGTGCCCTAAATATCAAAAGAATGATCGAGGGTCATTTTCTCCTAGAGGattattttgttaaaatgtcTAGTATACGACCAAGCAAGTTTTCAGAGGTGGTACAGAATGTaaaaacatgttttttttttttttttgggtaaatgaggagGGGACAAACTCAACGTCCTCCTTCGGAATTTTATTAATGAAAAAAAGGAAcaataaaaaaggaaaggagGACCAAGCCAAGGCCAATCCCAACAAGATTACACCACTAACCTAGCCAAACATAgacttagtttgggattgattcctGGAGTGCTTTTGGGAttgcttctgcttttgggccaagagcatggtgtttggtaaaatctTTGAAAGCTGCTTTTGGTTGGAATTGATTCTCTGTAAAGCCGAAATTGAGAAGCTACAATTTGTAGCTTTTAAAAACtgctttgggaaaacacggagGAGCTCTACACTGTTGTTTAATGAAATTGGACTTCCTGCCAATTCTGTCCTCCTCATCTCTCTTTGCcgtcattatcattatcattccacatctcctccttcctcttcttcggTGCCTGGTTCTCCATCCTCTTCTCTCAGATCGCCTTCTTCTTCAGCTCGTCGTTGTTGACGTCCTTCAATTCCTAGATTCTCGCCGGCCTCGCCTCCTTCCTCTGCGCAGAATTTGGGTCTTCTGGGTTATGCTTCTTCTCTGCAGATAGTTAAAGTCCCTGAATTCGATTCAGATAAAACTCCTAGTCTCCAACCCATGTGGGTCGTCTTCCTCACCAGCTATTAATACCCAATTCCagtcatttttttctctctatgtTGATTTTCGATCAAAGCTCTCAACTTTGAA
Above is a genomic segment from Rosa chinensis cultivar Old Blush chromosome 3, RchiOBHm-V2, whole genome shotgun sequence containing:
- the LOC112192866 gene encoding glutamine synthetase nodule isozyme; translation: MSLLSDLINLDLTDTTEKIIAEYIWVGGSGMDLRSKAKTLPGPVTDPAKLPKWNYDGSSTGQAPGQDSEVILYPQAIFKDPFRRGNNILVMCDTYTPAGEPIPTNKRCTAAKIFSHPDVAAEEPWYGLEQEYTLLQKDVNWPLGWPIGGFPGPQGPYYCAAGADKAFGRDIVDSHYKACLYAGINISGINGEVMPGQWEFQVGPSVGISAGDELWVARYILERITEIAGVVLSFDPKPIPGDWNGAGAHTNYSTKSMRHQGGYEIIKKAIEKLGLRHKEHIAAYGEGNERRLTGKHETANIDTFKWGVADRGASIRVGRDTEKEGKGYFEDRRPASNMDPYVVTSMIAETTILWKP